One window of the Pempheris klunzingeri isolate RE-2024b chromosome 10, fPemKlu1.hap1, whole genome shotgun sequence genome contains the following:
- the LOC139208220 gene encoding eIF5-mimic protein 2-A-like yields MSNQRQQKPTLTGQRFKTRKRDEKERFDPTQFQESIIQGLNQTGTDLEAVAKFLDASGAKLDYRRYAETLFDILVAGGMLAPGGTLSDDVTCTEFCLFKAQEDMETMQAYAQVFNKLIRRYKYLEKGFEEEIKKLLLFLKGFTESERNKLAMLTGILLANGNLSAAILSSLFNENLVKEGVSACFAVKLFKSWLSEKDISSVATSLRKVGMDNRLMELFPANKRSCEHFSKYFTDAGLKELSDFARNQQSIGARKELQKELQEQISRGDPLKDIIAYIREEIKKNNISEQTMIGIIWSSVMSSVEWNKKEELVTEQAIKHLKQYSPLLKGFTSQGFSELTLLLKIQEYCYDNIHFMKAFQKIVVLLYKADVLSEEPILKWYNEAHLAKGKSVFLEQMRKFVEWLKNAEEESESEEDEAD; encoded by the exons ATGAGTAATCAAAGGCAGCAGAAGCCTACGCTAACAGGCCAGCGTTTCAAAACACGAAAAAGAG ATGAGAAGGAGAGGTTTGACCCTACCCAGTTTCAGGAAAGCATCATACAAGGTCTGAACCAAACTGGCACTGATTTGGAAGCTGTCGCAAAGTTCCTTGATGCCTCTGGTGCCAAGCTTGACTACCGCCGCTATGCTGAGACTCTGTTCGACATCCTGGTGGCTGGTGGAATGCTGG CCCCAGGGGGTACTCTGTCCGATGACGTGACCTGCACTGAGTTCTGTCTCTTCAAAGCACAGGAGGACATGGAGACCATGCAGGCATACGCACAG GTCTTTAATAAGCTCATCAGGCGTTACAAGTACTTGGAGAAAGGTTTTGAGGAGGAGATTAAAaag ctgctgctgtttctcaaaGGCTTCACAGAGTCAGAGCGCAACAAGCTGGCCATGCTAACAGGGATTCTGCTGGCCAATGGCAATCTCTCTGCAGCCATCCTGAGCAGCCTCTTCAATGAGAACCTGGTCAAAGAAG GTGTTTCAGCATGCTTCGCTGTAAAACTCTTCAAATCCTGGCTTTCTGAAAAGGACATCAGCTCTGTTGCCACCAGTCTCCGAAAGGTTGGCATGGACAACAGGCTCATG GAGCTGTTCCCTGCCAACAAGCGCAGTTGTGAGCACTTCTCCAAGTACTTCACAGATGCTGGGCTCAAGGAGCTTTCGGACTTTGCAAGAAACCAGCAGTCCATAGGTGCTCGCAAGGAGCTGCAGAAAGAGCTTCAGGAGCAAATTTCTCGTGGGGACCCCCTCAAAGAC ATCATTGCCTACATCCGAGAGGAAATCAAGAAGAACAACATCTCCGAGCAGACAATGATCGGAATAATTTGGTCCAGTGTAATGAGCTCGGTAGAGTGGAACAAGAAGGAGGAGCTGGTCACAGAACAAGCCATCAAACATTTAAAG CAATACAGCCCACTGTTGAAAGGTTTTACCTCCCAAGGTTTTTCTGAGCTTACCCTTCTGCTAAAGATCCAGGAGTACTGTTATGACAACATTCACTTCATGAAGGCCTTCCAGAAAATTGTTGTTTTGCTCTACAAAG CTGACGTTTTAAGTGAAGAGCCCATTCTGAAGTGGTACAATGAAGCCCACCTTGCCAAAGGAAAGAGTGTTTTCCTTGAACAGATGAGGAAGTTTGTTGAATGGCTCAAGAATGCAGAGGAAG aGTCTGAGTCTGAGGAAGACGAGGCAGACTGA